The following nucleotide sequence is from Gymnodinialimonas phycosphaerae.
GTGAAAAGGCCCAGAAGCAGGATGACCCCCAAAAGGGCCCAAAAGCCGGGGAAGATGGGGATCGATTGAACAAGGGCCATGGTATCCATGGCGCATGTTTGGCCGGCACTCGGGGCAAAAGTTTGGCATCAAGGGCGCGGGCACAAAAAAACCGCCCCCCCCCCTGAGGGAGCGGTTCCAGAAAGTCGGGGGGGCTTACTTGCCTTCCAGCGCGTCCAGACGGGCCTTGAGCACCTCGTTCTCTTCACGGGCTTTTTGGGCCATGGCGCGCACGGCGTCGAATTCTTCGCGGGTCACGAGGTTCCGGTTCGCCAGCCAACGATCCATCATGCCATTCATCGCCGTCTCGGCCTCGTCCTTCGCGCCCTGGGCCACGCCCATCGCGTTGGTCATCAACTGGCTGATGTCGTCCATTACTTTGTTGCGCGTCTGCATTTGAGACTCCTGTTCTGCTGCACCCGATATGGGCGCACATCGCGCCCGGATCAAGGTTGACAACGTCGCATCACGCCCGCACCCAAGGGGGAAATTTGTGCGTGAGGCCCCCCTGATGATCAGTGCCGCCATCCCCTTCCCCCCCCTGTCGCCCGAGATCTTCACGATCTCGCTTGGCAGCTTCACCTTCGCGCTGCGCTGGTATGCCTTGGCCTATCTGGTCGGCCTTGGCCTTGGCTGGTGGGTGATCGTGCAGGCGTGCAAGCGGCCTGGGTTGTGGCCGGGCGACACGGCGCCGATGGCCCCCGCGAAGGTCGAGGG
It contains:
- a CDS encoding accessory factor UbiK family protein — encoded protein: MQTRNKVMDDISQLMTNAMGVAQGAKDEAETAMNGMMDRWLANRNLVTREEFDAVRAMAQKAREENEVLKARLDALEGK